In Prochlorococcus marinus str. MIT 1214, one DNA window encodes the following:
- the purN gene encoding phosphoribosylglycinamide formyltransferase, with translation MKQDNKEYMENNLSYDLNEQSLISPLDSETSLFSPKIRLGILASGNGSNFEYIVKSIENKQLNAEISILIVNNPKCLAINKALKYKIPYAIIDHRDCNSRYEHDMLVKKKLEDLSVELVVMAGWMRIVGEEIINSFKNRIINIHPSLLPSFKGVDAIQQAIEKKVTITGCTVHYVQKEVDSGSIIIQAAVPLKEQESKEKLKKRIQSMEHIILPLAIAKVAKNIRTSFMDNK, from the coding sequence ATGAAACAAGATAATAAAGAATATATGGAGAACAATTTATCTTATGATTTAAATGAACAGAGCCTAATTAGTCCATTAGATTCAGAAACCTCTCTATTTTCGCCAAAAATAAGATTAGGTATCCTTGCCTCAGGTAATGGATCTAATTTTGAGTACATAGTTAAATCCATAGAAAACAAGCAACTTAATGCGGAAATTTCAATATTAATTGTCAATAATCCTAAATGCTTAGCAATAAACAAAGCACTCAAATACAAAATACCTTATGCAATTATTGATCATAGAGATTGTAATTCGAGATATGAACACGACATGTTGGTAAAGAAAAAACTTGAGGATTTATCTGTAGAATTAGTTGTTATGGCTGGATGGATGAGAATTGTGGGTGAAGAAATAATTAATAGTTTTAAAAACCGAATAATTAATATTCATCCATCACTTTTACCATCTTTTAAAGGGGTTGACGCAATACAACAGGCAATAGAAAAGAAGGTAACTATTACTGGATGTACAGTTCACTATGTGCAAAAAGAAGTTGATTCTGGCTCAATAATTATTCAAGCTGCAGTACCTCTTAAAGAACAGGAAAGTAAAGAGAAATTAAAAAAAAGGATTCAAAGCATGGAACATATAATATTACCTTTAGCGATAGCAAAAGTAGCAAAGAATATAAGAACTAGCTTTATGGATAATAAGTAA
- a CDS encoding glucose-6-phosphate isomerase yields the protein MAITDIFQMNNNDKWIRYCDLLFSDDLLGFWLDISRMDVEKSDFEKFKDIYSKAFDSVESLENGSIANIDEGRQVGHYWLRNPQIAPTQEMSDSISHEIQAISKFGASILNGEITNSDGQNYTDVFWIGIGGSGLGPLLIKESFKRESIGLNLHFLDNVDPEGIFHKLNSILPNIESTLFVVVSKSGGTPEPLIGMEQAMKFVSDNNQNWSSRAIAITSKGSKLDLLAVNENWLDVFDLPDWVGGRTSITGAVGLLPAVLIGADINKFLDGASKMDALTRVKDIKNNPAALLSLAWFKSGDGKGLRDMVVLPYRDRLEVFSRYLQQLVMESLGKKFDRDGNQVNQGIAVYGNKGSTDQHAYVQQLRDGVDNFFVNFIEILHDPSEIVEVKNKRPGDYLSGFLQGTRSALTEGGRQNLTITFKSFDESSLGALIALFERAVSLYSELINVNAYNQPGVEAGKKAATNIINLQKEIEDLLDDGKERTLNEINNALSSDSTESIYLILRKLSENSDHYSMSGNQSNPDKLIISKN from the coding sequence ATGGCAATAACTGACATCTTCCAGATGAATAACAACGATAAATGGATAAGGTACTGTGACCTTTTATTTAGCGATGATTTATTAGGTTTTTGGTTAGACATAAGCAGAATGGATGTCGAGAAGAGCGATTTTGAAAAATTTAAGGACATTTATTCCAAAGCTTTTGATTCTGTAGAAAGTCTAGAGAATGGTTCGATTGCCAATATTGATGAAGGTAGACAAGTTGGTCATTACTGGCTTCGAAATCCGCAGATTGCTCCAACTCAGGAAATGTCAGATTCTATTTCCCATGAAATTCAAGCTATATCAAAGTTTGGGGCATCAATATTAAATGGTGAGATAACTAACAGCGATGGACAAAATTATACAGATGTTTTTTGGATAGGTATAGGTGGTAGTGGTTTAGGTCCTTTACTTATTAAAGAGTCATTTAAGAGAGAGTCAATTGGATTGAATCTACATTTTCTTGATAATGTTGACCCTGAGGGGATTTTCCACAAATTAAATTCAATTCTTCCTAATATTGAATCAACTTTGTTTGTAGTTGTTAGTAAATCTGGGGGTACTCCCGAACCTTTAATTGGAATGGAGCAAGCTATGAAGTTTGTTTCTGATAACAACCAGAACTGGTCATCTCGGGCAATAGCAATTACATCAAAAGGTAGTAAGTTGGATCTTTTAGCAGTTAATGAAAATTGGTTAGATGTTTTTGATTTACCTGATTGGGTTGGCGGAAGGACAAGTATTACCGGAGCTGTTGGATTATTACCTGCTGTCCTTATAGGCGCTGACATAAACAAGTTTTTAGATGGTGCGTCCAAAATGGATGCACTAACTAGAGTAAAAGACATTAAAAATAATCCAGCAGCACTTTTATCCTTAGCTTGGTTCAAATCCGGAGATGGAAAAGGGTTAAGAGATATGGTGGTACTTCCCTATAGAGACAGATTAGAAGTTTTCAGTAGATATCTTCAACAACTTGTTATGGAATCTTTAGGCAAGAAGTTTGACAGAGATGGAAATCAAGTTAATCAAGGTATTGCAGTTTATGGAAATAAAGGTTCTACTGATCAGCATGCATATGTTCAGCAATTAAGAGATGGTGTTGATAATTTCTTTGTGAATTTCATTGAAATTCTTCACGATCCTTCAGAGATAGTTGAAGTTAAAAATAAAAGACCAGGAGACTATTTATCAGGATTTCTTCAAGGAACTCGTTCAGCATTGACTGAAGGAGGAAGACAGAATCTTACTATTACATTTAAATCATTTGATGAATCTAGTCTTGGAGCTTTAATTGCATTATTTGAACGAGCAGTAAGTTTATATTCAGAATTGATCAATGTTAATGCTTACAATCAACCTGGAGTTGAAGCGGGGAAAAAAGCCGCAACAAATATAATTAATCTTCAAAAAGAAATTGAAGATCTTTTGGATGATGGTAAGGAAAGAACATTAAATGAAATCAATAATGCTTTGTCTTCTGATTCAACTGAGTCGATTTATTTAATTCTTAGAAAACTTTCAGAAAATTCTGATCATTATTCAATGAGTGGTAATCAATCAAATCCAGATAAACTAATTATTTCAAAAAATTAA
- the leuS gene encoding leucine--tRNA ligase codes for MNNTTSEIIDQNYEPREIEAYWQQEWANQRLYRTNTEVSKENTFYALSMFPYPSGSLHMGHVRNYVITDVLARYKKMQGYNVLHPMGWDAFGLPAENAAIERETSPSTWTDKNITQMKDQLDRLGLSIDWSKEVTTCKEDYYKWTQYIFNQLHKNNLAYQKKATVNWDPIDQTVLANEQVDADGKSWRSGAKVEKKELNQWFLRITSFAEDLNKDLDKLKDWPDRVRVMQKNWIGKSIGAEITFDLKNYNQKITAFTTRIDTVYGVSYLVLASDHPLIDQLINNKDIDKLKEFRRTQEKLSDLERNSDSRKKNGMYLGVNAVNPANNKEIPIWIGDYVIMEYGTGAVMGVPAHDSRDYQFAKSYNLPINYVIKPKNDEDNSYLNSEYVDKGIMINSDTFNGIDSDIAKKKILELGSNANWAKQRITYKLRDWLISRQRYWGCPIPIINCKKCGQVRVPDKDLPVSLPVDIKLTGKGKSPLTTNTEWINTCCPKCGIEATRETDTMDTFMCSSWYFLRYINPKNSEIPFIKSEIDKWLPVKQYVGGIEHAILHLLYSRFLTKALKSCGLINIDEPFKKLLTQGMVQAVTYKNPNTNKYFSKDQISDINDPKDPITGERIDIIYEKMSKSKYNGVDPSLVIDKYGADTARMFILFKAPPEKDLEWDDSDVEGQYRFIQRLWKFVINTLKLTKSNSRLKIDKEKLKDDEALRLINIAIKEISDDLDNLQFNTAISELMKAVNGLSSIVNYCSDETLNQVISLLIKITSPFSPHIAEELWKAIGKKESIHLQLWPKYDPTAIEQDIFKLMIQINGKVRGSIDASKNLSKDELEDIAIKSEAAVKWIAGKKPKRIIVVPNKLVNIVI; via the coding sequence TTGAATAATACTACTTCAGAGATTATTGACCAGAATTACGAGCCTCGTGAAATAGAAGCTTATTGGCAACAAGAGTGGGCTAATCAAAGGCTATATAGAACAAATACTGAGGTAAGCAAAGAAAATACTTTTTACGCCTTGTCAATGTTCCCATACCCTTCCGGTTCTTTACATATGGGGCACGTTAGGAATTATGTGATCACAGACGTACTGGCTAGATATAAAAAAATGCAAGGTTATAACGTTCTTCATCCAATGGGATGGGATGCATTCGGTTTACCAGCTGAAAATGCAGCAATAGAGAGAGAAACAAGTCCATCTACATGGACAGATAAAAATATTACACAAATGAAAGATCAATTAGATCGACTTGGATTATCAATAGATTGGTCTAAAGAAGTTACCACTTGCAAAGAAGATTATTATAAATGGACTCAATATATATTTAATCAATTACATAAAAATAATCTAGCCTATCAAAAAAAAGCAACAGTGAATTGGGACCCAATTGACCAAACTGTTCTCGCTAATGAACAAGTTGATGCTGATGGTAAATCTTGGAGATCTGGAGCAAAAGTTGAGAAAAAAGAATTAAACCAGTGGTTTCTACGAATAACTAGTTTCGCCGAAGATCTAAATAAGGATTTAGATAAGCTTAAAGACTGGCCAGATCGAGTAAGGGTTATGCAAAAAAATTGGATTGGTAAATCTATCGGTGCAGAAATTACATTTGATTTAAAAAATTATAATCAGAAAATAACCGCTTTCACTACAAGAATCGATACAGTCTATGGAGTAAGTTATCTTGTACTAGCATCAGATCATCCATTAATTGATCAATTAATAAATAATAAGGATATTGATAAATTAAAAGAATTTAGAAGAACTCAAGAAAAGCTAAGTGATTTAGAACGTAATTCAGATAGTAGAAAAAAAAATGGAATGTATTTAGGAGTAAATGCAGTAAATCCAGCAAATAATAAAGAGATACCTATTTGGATTGGCGATTATGTCATAATGGAATATGGAACTGGAGCAGTCATGGGAGTTCCAGCACATGATAGTAGAGATTATCAATTTGCCAAATCATATAATTTACCAATTAATTATGTAATAAAACCCAAAAATGATGAAGATAATAGTTATTTAAATTCTGAGTATGTAGATAAGGGAATCATGATCAATTCTGATACATTCAATGGAATTGATTCTGATATTGCAAAAAAAAAGATACTTGAATTAGGTTCCAATGCTAATTGGGCAAAACAAAGAATCACATATAAATTAAGGGATTGGCTTATATCTAGACAAAGATATTGGGGCTGCCCAATTCCGATTATTAATTGTAAGAAGTGTGGTCAAGTAAGAGTCCCAGACAAAGATCTTCCAGTTTCTCTACCTGTTGATATTAAATTAACTGGAAAAGGAAAGTCACCTTTAACTACAAATACAGAATGGATAAATACTTGCTGTCCTAAATGTGGAATTGAAGCAACAAGAGAAACAGACACAATGGATACTTTTATGTGTTCATCTTGGTACTTTTTAAGATACATAAACCCAAAAAATAGTGAAATTCCATTTATAAAAAGTGAAATTGATAAATGGCTTCCTGTTAAACAATACGTTGGTGGTATTGAGCACGCAATCTTACATTTACTATATTCAAGATTTTTAACCAAGGCCCTAAAGAGTTGTGGATTAATAAATATCGATGAACCTTTTAAGAAACTATTAACTCAGGGTATGGTTCAAGCTGTAACCTATAAAAATCCAAATACCAATAAATATTTTTCAAAAGATCAAATTAGTGATATTAATGATCCAAAAGATCCAATTACTGGAGAGAGAATCGATATCATCTATGAAAAGATGTCAAAGTCAAAATATAATGGAGTAGACCCATCATTAGTTATAGATAAATATGGAGCAGATACAGCGAGAATGTTTATACTTTTTAAAGCACCTCCAGAAAAAGATTTAGAATGGGATGACTCAGATGTTGAAGGTCAATATCGATTTATACAAAGACTATGGAAATTTGTTATTAATACTTTAAAACTAACTAAGAGTAATTCAAGATTAAAAATTGATAAAGAAAAGTTAAAAGACGATGAAGCATTACGTCTCATAAATATTGCAATCAAAGAAATTAGTGATGATCTAGATAATCTTCAATTTAATACAGCAATATCTGAACTTATGAAAGCTGTAAATGGGCTAAGTTCAATAGTAAATTACTGTAGTGATGAAACATTAAATCAAGTTATTTCATTATTAATCAAAATAACATCTCCATTCTCACCTCATATTGCAGAGGAGCTATGGAAGGCTATCGGAAAGAAAGAAAGTATTCATCTTCAGTTGTGGCCAAAATATGACCCAACTGCAATTGAACAAGATATCTTTAAGCTTATGATTCAAATAAATGGAAAAGTTAGAGGATCAATCGATGCTAGTAAAAATCTATCTAAAGACGAATTAGAGGATATAGCAATTAAAAGTGAGGCAGCTGTAAAATGGATAGCTGGGAAAAAGCCAAAACGAATAATTGTTGTTCCAAATAAATTAGTAAATATAGTTATTTAG
- the dapF gene encoding diaminopimelate epimerase: protein MKNNFSKYHGLGNDFIIFDARDNNLDNLFTENKDNFIEHLCNRNFGIGADGIILILESNDKCFVRMKIFNSDGSEPEMCGNGIRCLIAYLNDNKEIKNSSAIPIETKAGLIHTSIQDNQNIKVNMGEPILSPQDIPTKLLMNNLTVPNGKIKINDQILNIYAVSMGNPHMIVFVNKIDNIPFKAWGRSLEKHNTFPNNTNVHFVELIDKSNIKVKVWERGCGPTLACGTGACACVVITSKLGKTLNKANVYLPGGKLEIEWPNQAGPVLMQGPALKVFSGEIDI, encoded by the coding sequence ATGAAAAATAATTTCTCAAAATATCATGGACTTGGTAATGATTTTATTATATTTGATGCTCGTGATAATAACTTAGACAACTTATTTACTGAAAATAAAGATAACTTTATTGAACATCTATGTAATAGAAATTTTGGCATCGGAGCTGATGGAATTATTCTTATATTAGAGTCCAATGATAAATGTTTTGTGAGAATGAAGATATTTAATTCTGATGGCTCTGAACCAGAAATGTGTGGCAATGGTATAAGATGCTTGATTGCTTATCTAAATGACAATAAGGAAATTAAAAATTCTTCTGCGATACCAATTGAAACTAAAGCTGGTCTGATTCATACCTCTATTCAAGATAATCAAAATATTAAAGTAAATATGGGAGAACCTATCCTTTCTCCTCAAGATATACCTACAAAATTGTTAATGAATAATTTAACAGTTCCTAATGGAAAGATTAAAATAAATGATCAAATATTAAATATTTATGCTGTTAGTATGGGGAATCCACATATGATCGTATTTGTTAATAAAATTGACAATATACCCTTTAAAGCTTGGGGAAGATCACTTGAAAAACACAATACATTTCCCAACAATACAAATGTTCACTTTGTTGAATTAATTGATAAATCAAATATTAAAGTTAAAGTATGGGAAAGAGGTTGCGGGCCAACCTTAGCTTGTGGTACAGGAGCTTGCGCGTGTGTGGTCATAACATCTAAGCTAGGTAAAACATTAAATAAGGCTAATGTTTATTTACCCGGCGGCAAATTAGAAATTGAATGGCCCAATCAAGCGGGTCCAGTTTTAATGCAGGGCCCTGCATTAAAAGTATTTAGTGGAGAGATAGATATTTAA
- a CDS encoding cysteine desulfurase family protein, with protein MNNIYLDASATTPPHIDVINKIKDIQFECWGNPSSIHKVGLIAREILERFRLSIANKLKASSDEIFFTSGATESNYLALKVVSNNLNKGRLIISSVEHPSINLIANQLLNDGWDIQYWPVDRYGIIDLDHLEEMLSPPTKLVSIIWGQSEIGSIQPINLIGKECKKRNILFHTDATQVLPSGLIDLSNLNVDMLSASAHKLQGPKGIGLLMLRKGVRDLLLNDPSYGFKNGSIRSGTESVPLIAGFSTAIDLLNEYIEVTDYQTLFPENNVSKMTSHLKKNLVKNEQLTFIGPHKERLPNNLSFLCHTKSMIPIQGREIVRLLSQHGVYISSGSACSSSSQGPNPILVAINVDKPLQESGLRITIGPWISNDDINSVSNIIYQSLQSLEPKKQ; from the coding sequence ATGAACAATATTTATCTCGACGCATCAGCGACAACTCCACCACATATAGATGTTATTAATAAAATAAAGGATATTCAATTTGAATGCTGGGGGAATCCATCAAGTATCCATAAAGTTGGGCTTATAGCAAGAGAGATTTTGGAAAGATTTAGATTATCAATTGCTAATAAATTAAAAGCTTCATCTGACGAAATTTTTTTTACATCTGGAGCAACTGAGTCAAACTATCTTGCTCTTAAAGTTGTATCTAATAATCTTAATAAAGGCAGACTTATTATAAGTAGCGTTGAACACCCTTCTATTAATTTAATTGCCAATCAACTACTTAATGACGGATGGGATATTCAATACTGGCCTGTAGATCGTTATGGAATTATTGACTTAGATCATTTGGAGGAGATGTTATCTCCTCCAACAAAATTGGTTTCTATAATCTGGGGCCAAAGTGAGATTGGTTCCATTCAGCCCATAAATCTCATAGGTAAGGAATGTAAAAAACGAAATATACTTTTTCATACTGATGCTACACAGGTCCTCCCTAGCGGCCTTATTGATTTGAGTAATTTAAATGTTGATATGCTTAGTGCCTCTGCTCATAAACTTCAAGGCCCTAAAGGTATTGGATTATTAATGTTGCGAAAGGGAGTTCGAGATTTATTACTGAATGATCCTTCATATGGATTTAAGAATGGCTCTATAAGATCAGGTACTGAGTCAGTTCCCCTTATTGCAGGTTTTTCGACAGCAATTGACCTACTAAATGAATATATAGAAGTTACTGATTATCAAACTTTATTTCCTGAGAATAATGTTTCCAAGATGACTTCTCATTTAAAAAAAAATCTTGTTAAAAATGAACAACTTACTTTTATTGGCCCTCATAAAGAACGACTACCAAATAATCTTTCATTTCTTTGTCATACAAAGTCAATGATTCCAATACAAGGTAGAGAAATTGTTCGATTATTGTCACAACATGGCGTTTATATAAGTAGTGGTAGTGCCTGCTCATCATCTAGTCAAGGGCCAAATCCCATACTGGTAGCAATTAATGTTGACAAACCACTTCAAGAATCTGGATTAAGAATAACTATTGGTCCATGGATTTCAAATGATGATATTAACTCTGTTTCAAATATAATATATCAATCATTGCAATCTTTAGAACCTAAAAAACAATGA
- a CDS encoding DUF1995 family protein gives MKNKLPSDLREAESNVYESIQSYFLSNSEQSFLSINLKFEGLRINPIIFRLSNKLTEIKFDNILLWADAGGAALAKRDNPELANKIFTFKEFINSTELLNSVLLVCSPQPYDIEMFEQVCSRTNSTVIMINGKLEDPIVGIGSVGREMRKRFAEKWKVIYYVQPLSLGALLKRFPGSWELFKLNSNGYSFVKSFDKRPDDETIILNL, from the coding sequence ATGAAGAATAAGCTCCCCTCAGACCTTAGAGAGGCAGAATCAAATGTATATGAATCAATTCAAAGTTATTTTTTAAGTAATTCTGAACAATCTTTTCTTTCTATCAACCTTAAATTTGAAGGATTAAGAATTAATCCAATAATTTTTCGTTTATCTAATAAACTAACTGAAATTAAATTTGATAATATTTTATTGTGGGCAGACGCTGGTGGAGCGGCTCTTGCTAAAAGAGATAATCCTGAATTGGCCAATAAGATTTTTACATTTAAGGAGTTTATTAATTCTACAGAGTTATTAAATTCAGTACTATTAGTTTGTTCCCCTCAACCATACGATATTGAGATGTTTGAGCAAGTTTGTTCCCGAACTAATTCAACGGTAATTATGATTAATGGTAAGTTGGAAGATCCAATAGTAGGAATAGGAAGTGTCGGTAGGGAAATGAGAAAAAGGTTCGCTGAAAAATGGAAAGTAATTTATTATGTTCAACCATTATCTTTGGGTGCATTATTAAAAAGATTTCCTGGTAGTTGGGAGCTTTTTAAACTCAACTCTAATGGATATTCCTTTGTTAAGTCATTTGATAAACGTCCTGACGATGAAACTATAATCCTAAACTTATAA
- a CDS encoding D-alanyl-D-alanine carboxypeptidase, translating into MNKKFCFYIGLILLSINIVNGNLFSLYSYIRQRHNINTISPEKFNICKSLQNKLEDYTYNFNSNISISILEDSGDFIVDINGEIPRIPASNQKILSSAFSLDILGPYYTLNTSLNVMNDGGLYIEASGDPDFNKRHLEELINDLNNTNYNPNLKIPIVVKSSNPKNWWPSSWSYADRKEEYGAPITKYSIASNASINSLNNPIDHFIYELENALRKKNLSTKYFVKSVHEDYPIDYISTIKVINSAPLYILLNLVNSESHNFTSEVIFRHSLNDWSHDFPNLKYSNWINDQNFNSDNFIFADASGLSRMNRVTTYGLSQFLRRMKLNRFSDYYFSSFSLLGVRGSLTNVNAPVNLKGRILAKSGRLNNVRSVSGIILGDGKVFSIIVNNMDNSTKHIMNILSIVDNTENCN; encoded by the coding sequence ATGAATAAGAAATTTTGTTTTTATATTGGGTTAATCTTATTATCAATAAATATAGTTAACGGTAATTTATTCTCATTATATTCATACATCAGACAAAGGCATAATATTAATACTATAAGTCCTGAAAAGTTTAATATATGTAAGTCTTTGCAAAATAAACTGGAGGATTATACATATAACTTTAACTCCAATATCAGTATCAGTATTCTAGAAGATTCTGGCGATTTTATTGTAGATATTAATGGCGAAATACCCAGAATACCTGCTTCTAATCAGAAGATTCTTTCTAGCGCTTTTTCTTTAGATATTTTAGGACCTTATTATACTCTAAATACATCTTTAAATGTTATGAATGATGGAGGCTTATACATAGAAGCTTCTGGGGATCCAGATTTTAATAAACGTCATCTAGAAGAATTAATTAATGATCTTAATAATACGAATTATAATCCTAATTTAAAAATTCCAATAGTAGTTAAAAGTAGTAATCCAAAAAATTGGTGGCCTTCTAGCTGGTCGTATGCCGATAGAAAAGAAGAATATGGTGCACCTATTACTAAGTATTCAATAGCTAGTAATGCAAGTATTAATTCTTTAAATAATCCAATTGATCATTTCATTTATGAGTTAGAGAATGCTCTAAGAAAAAAGAACTTATCTACAAAATATTTTGTGAAATCCGTACATGAAGACTATCCTATTGATTATATTTCGACAATTAAAGTTATCAATTCTGCTCCTTTATATATTTTACTAAATCTTGTTAACTCTGAAAGTCATAATTTTACATCTGAAGTTATTTTTAGACATTCATTAAATGACTGGTCTCATGATTTTCCAAATCTAAAATACAGTAATTGGATAAATGATCAAAACTTTAATTCTGATAATTTTATTTTTGCAGATGCTAGTGGTTTATCAAGAATGAACAGAGTAACTACATATGGTTTATCTCAGTTTTTGAGAAGAATGAAACTCAACAGATTTTCTGACTATTATTTCTCATCATTTTCACTATTAGGTGTTAGGGGCTCGTTAACTAATGTAAATGCTCCAGTAAATCTTAAGGGAAGAATTTTGGCTAAGTCCGGAAGACTTAATAATGTTAGATCCGTTTCAGGTATTATATTAGGAGACGGTAAAGTTTTTAGCATTATAGTTAACAATATGGATAATTCGACAAAACATATAATGAACATATTATCAATAGTAGATAATACTGAAAATTGTAATTAA
- the coaD gene encoding pantetheine-phosphate adenylyltransferase → MKALYPGSFDPLTFGHLDLIQRGSDLFGEVLIAVLENPSKKATFSCERRIEQIKNATRDIPGCRTIAFKGLTVDCAREHNADLILRGLRAMSDFEYELQVAHTNRSLNNQYETIFLATETHHSFLSSSVVKEVARFGGEIRHMVPEFIAKDLLELNTN, encoded by the coding sequence ATGAAGGCACTTTATCCTGGCAGCTTCGACCCTTTAACGTTTGGACACCTTGATCTAATTCAAAGAGGAAGTGATTTATTTGGAGAAGTTCTCATTGCAGTATTAGAAAATCCTTCAAAAAAAGCTACTTTCTCCTGCGAAAGAAGAATAGAGCAGATTAAAAATGCAACCAGAGATATACCAGGTTGTAGAACAATAGCTTTTAAAGGGCTAACTGTGGATTGTGCTCGTGAACATAATGCGGATCTTATTTTAAGAGGCTTAAGAGCCATGAGTGATTTTGAATATGAATTACAGGTTGCTCATACAAATAGGTCTCTAAATAATCAATACGAAACAATTTTTCTCGCGACAGAAACACATCATAGTTTTTTAAGTAGTTCTGTAGTTAAAGAAGTCGCAAGATTTGGTGGCGAAATACGGCATATGGTGCCTGAATTTATAGCCAAAGATCTTTTGGAACTAAATACTAATTAA
- a CDS encoding flavin reductase family protein, with the protein MTLDQDAKKVLLRKIPHGLFICAVREGDEINGFTASWVTQGSFTPPLVVMAVRADGSSHGIIQRTKMFSLNVLREDQKDLAAVFFKPQKGLGGRFEACKFSYGEFGMPLIEDVIGGVECEVISGVEHGDHTVFVAEVKSAVLNKDGSALNLASTGWNYGG; encoded by the coding sequence ATGACTCTTGATCAGGATGCCAAAAAAGTTCTTTTGCGCAAAATCCCTCATGGATTATTTATATGTGCAGTAAGAGAAGGAGATGAAATAAATGGTTTTACTGCTAGCTGGGTAACACAAGGATCATTTACGCCACCATTAGTTGTAATGGCTGTTCGCGCTGATGGATCTAGTCATGGAATTATTCAAAGAACTAAGATGTTTTCTCTCAATGTTTTGAGAGAAGATCAAAAGGATCTAGCAGCTGTGTTCTTTAAGCCGCAAAAAGGATTAGGTGGACGATTTGAAGCTTGTAAATTCTCTTATGGAGAGTTTGGTATGCCCTTAATCGAAGATGTAATAGGTGGAGTTGAATGTGAAGTTATTTCGGGGGTAGAACACGGTGACCATACAGTCTTTGTCGCTGAAGTAAAGAGTGCAGTATTGAATAAAGATGGATCTGCTTTAAATTTAGCGAGTACAGGTTGGAACTATGGCGGCTAA